A genomic window from Thiomonas arsenitoxydans includes:
- a CDS encoding aldo/keto reductase — protein MKTRTFGRSGLQVSALGLGCMSMSALYGPPADKSDMIALIRKAVDLGVTLFDTAESYGPFVNEELVGEALAPVRDRVVIATKFGFDIDPVTAKRSGRLDSRPEHIRVVAEASLRRLKTDRIDLFYQHRVDPDVPIEEVAGALRELIAEGKVRHYGLSEAGVQTIRRAHAVHPVTAVQSEYSIWYRGPEAELLPVLDELGIGFVPFSPLGAGFLTGKIDLNTQFDATDFRNNVPRFAPEARAANLALVELIKAFAARKAATPAQIALAWLLAQKPWIVPIPGTTKPHRLEENLGAVEIDLRPEELMELTSAAAKIPVQGERLPPAVLAMSGR, from the coding sequence ATGAAAACACGCACATTCGGCCGCAGCGGCCTGCAGGTCTCGGCCCTTGGACTGGGCTGCATGAGCATGAGCGCCCTCTACGGCCCGCCGGCGGACAAATCGGACATGATTGCCCTGATCCGCAAGGCGGTCGATCTGGGGGTGACGTTGTTCGACACGGCAGAGTCTTACGGCCCGTTCGTCAATGAAGAATTGGTCGGCGAGGCCTTGGCCCCGGTGCGAGATCGGGTGGTGATTGCGACCAAGTTCGGCTTCGACATCGATCCCGTCACCGCCAAACGCAGCGGTCGGCTCGACAGTCGGCCGGAGCACATCCGCGTGGTGGCCGAGGCGTCGCTCAGGCGCCTGAAGACTGATCGTATCGACCTGTTCTATCAGCACCGGGTCGATCCCGATGTGCCGATCGAGGAGGTTGCAGGCGCTCTGCGCGAGCTGATCGCCGAAGGCAAGGTGCGGCATTACGGCCTGTCCGAGGCAGGGGTGCAGACCATCCGCCGGGCGCATGCGGTGCATCCGGTGACGGCGGTGCAGAGCGAATACTCGATCTGGTACCGCGGGCCGGAAGCCGAGCTGCTGCCCGTGCTCGATGAATTGGGCATCGGCTTCGTGCCCTTTAGCCCGCTCGGCGCGGGCTTTCTGACGGGAAAGATCGACCTCAACACGCAGTTCGATGCCACCGACTTCCGTAACAACGTGCCGCGCTTCGCTCCCGAGGCGCGTGCAGCGAATCTGGCGCTGGTCGAACTGATCAAGGCTTTCGCGGCACGCAAGGCCGCCACGCCGGCCCAGATCGCGCTGGCCTGGCTGCTGGCGCAAAAGCCCTGGATCGTGCCGATTCCCGGAACCACCAAGCCGCATCGTCTCGAGGAGAATCTCGGCGCCGTCGAGATCGACTTGCGCCCCGAAGAGCTCATGGAACTGACGAGTGCTGCAGCCAAGATTCCAGTGCAGGGCGAACGTCTGCCACCCGCCGTTCTGGCCATGAGCGGCCGGTGA
- a CDS encoding aldo/keto reductase, whose amino-acid sequence MQTRTLGRSGLQVSAIGLGCMGLSHGYGPATEKGDGIRLIRAAYERGVTFFDSAEVYGPFVNEELLGEAVAPFRDQVVIATKFGFADGVVSQGLDSRPAHIRAVAEASLKRLKTDRIDLFYQHRVDPNVPIEDVAGTVRDLIAEGKVGHFGLSEAGAQTIRRAHAVQPVAALQSEYSLWWREPEQSVLPVLEELGIGFVPFSPLGRGFLTGAIDAHTTFDKSDFRNVVPRFSAENRQANAGLVEMLGALAAAKGVSRAQIAIAWLLAQKPWIVPIPGTTKLHRLEENIGAADVVLTPTDLTAIEQALQTVAIVGERYPAHLQQRVDR is encoded by the coding sequence ATGCAAACACGTACATTGGGCCGCAGCGGCCTGCAGGTCTCGGCCATCGGACTGGGCTGCATGGGCCTGAGCCACGGCTACGGGCCGGCAACCGAGAAGGGCGACGGCATCCGCCTGATCCGCGCCGCCTACGAGCGCGGCGTCACCTTTTTCGACAGCGCTGAAGTCTACGGACCGTTCGTCAACGAAGAGCTTCTGGGCGAAGCGGTGGCGCCGTTCCGCGATCAGGTGGTGATTGCCACCAAGTTCGGCTTCGCCGACGGCGTGGTGAGCCAGGGCCTGGACAGCCGCCCAGCGCACATTCGCGCGGTGGCCGAAGCCTCGCTCAAGCGTCTCAAGACCGACCGCATCGACCTGTTCTATCAGCACCGGGTCGATCCGAACGTGCCGATTGAAGATGTGGCCGGTACCGTGCGCGATCTGATTGCCGAAGGCAAGGTGGGACACTTCGGCCTGTCCGAGGCCGGGGCGCAGACGATCCGCCGCGCCCACGCGGTGCAGCCGGTGGCGGCGCTGCAGAGTGAATACTCGCTGTGGTGGCGCGAGCCCGAGCAAAGCGTGCTGCCGGTGCTGGAGGAATTGGGCATCGGTTTCGTACCCTTCAGCCCGCTGGGCAGGGGGTTTCTGACCGGAGCCATCGACGCCCACACCACCTTCGACAAGAGCGACTTCCGCAACGTCGTGCCGCGCTTCAGCGCGGAGAACCGCCAGGCCAACGCCGGGCTGGTGGAGATGCTGGGCGCACTCGCCGCGGCGAAGGGCGTGAGCCGGGCGCAGATCGCCATCGCCTGGCTGCTGGCGCAGAAGCCCTGGATCGTGCCGATTCCGGGCACCACCAAGCTGCACCGCCTTGAGGAGAACATCGGCGCGGCCGACGTGGTGCTCACACCGACCGATCTCACCGCCATCGAGCAGGCCCTGCAGACCGTTGCCATCGTCGGCGAGCGCTATCCGGCGCATCTGCAGCAGCGGGTGGATCGCTGA
- a CDS encoding MDR family MFS transporter — MSQIPPSAEQPSPNTDDSAQQGRPLVAIIVAIAFLMEQLDATIVTTAIPDMARSLQVSAVQMSLAVSAYVLTLAVFIPLSGWCADRFGGRRVFVVALGLFTTGSVLCGLADSFPMLVAMRVLQGLGGAMMTPVGRLILLRSFPRSQLVRAMTYATLPAIIGPVIGPLLGGYLTTALSWRWIFYVNLPFGLLGMALTARFIRDLDAPAPPAFDLWGFVLFGLAVGLVQVSLEGADRLPVAWLAALLLGALVLLGLFWRHSRGRKHPAVDLGLLRERAFGIATLAGGLCRIAMNGPVYLLPLMLQLGLGMSPVQSGALTFLSAVASPVVRVFVGTALRRLGFRTLLLISALACTTSLCTFALIGPHTETAWIAAAIVFYGLVRSTQFMTSNTLAYADIDAQRLSRATSLGGLLQQLTVSFGVSLGAAWLGLFTPHHLMPSLATFHLSFLLLAALPLLALPVFTRLQPHDGAIVSGHLAAPRSDHS; from the coding sequence TTGTCTCAAATCCCCCCTTCCGCTGAACAGCCGTCGCCGAACACGGACGACTCGGCTCAGCAAGGACGCCCGCTGGTCGCCATCATCGTGGCCATCGCCTTCCTGATGGAGCAGCTCGACGCCACCATCGTCACCACCGCCATTCCCGATATGGCGCGGTCGCTGCAGGTCAGCGCGGTGCAGATGAGTCTGGCCGTGAGCGCCTATGTGTTGACCCTGGCCGTGTTCATTCCGCTGAGCGGCTGGTGCGCCGACCGCTTCGGCGGCCGCCGCGTGTTCGTCGTCGCGCTGGGGCTGTTCACCACCGGCTCGGTGCTGTGCGGTCTGGCCGACAGTTTTCCCATGCTGGTGGCCATGCGGGTGTTGCAGGGTTTGGGCGGGGCGATGATGACGCCGGTCGGACGCCTCATTTTGCTGCGCAGCTTTCCGCGCTCGCAGCTGGTTCGCGCCATGACCTATGCGACGCTGCCCGCCATCATCGGTCCGGTGATCGGGCCGCTGCTCGGCGGCTATCTCACCACGGCGCTATCGTGGCGCTGGATTTTCTATGTCAACCTGCCTTTCGGTCTGCTGGGCATGGCGCTGACCGCGCGCTTCATCCGCGACCTTGATGCCCCTGCGCCGCCAGCCTTCGATCTGTGGGGCTTCGTGTTGTTCGGCCTGGCGGTGGGCTTGGTGCAGGTCAGCCTGGAAGGCGCTGACCGCCTGCCGGTCGCCTGGCTGGCCGCGCTGCTGCTGGGTGCGTTGGTGTTGCTGGGCCTGTTTTGGCGCCACAGTCGCGGCCGCAAGCATCCGGCGGTCGATCTGGGCCTGCTGCGCGAACGCGCCTTCGGCATTGCCACCCTGGCGGGCGGGCTGTGCCGCATTGCGATGAACGGCCCGGTTTATCTGTTGCCGCTCATGCTGCAACTCGGGCTGGGCATGAGCCCGGTGCAGTCGGGCGCGCTCACCTTTCTGTCGGCCGTGGCCTCGCCGGTGGTGCGGGTGTTCGTCGGCACCGCCCTGCGGCGGCTGGGTTTTCGCACCCTGTTGCTGATCAGTGCCCTGGCCTGCACCACCAGCCTGTGCACCTTCGCCCTCATCGGGCCGCACACCGAAACGGCGTGGATTGCGGCGGCCATCGTGTTCTACGGCCTGGTGCGCTCCACCCAGTTCATGACCTCCAACACCCTGGCCTATGCCGACATCGATGCGCAACGCCTGAGTCGCGCCACCAGTCTGGGCGGGCTGCTGCAGCAACTCACCGTGAGTTTCGGCGTTTCACTGGGCGCTGCGTGGCTGGGCCTGTTCACGCCCCACCACTTGATGCCCTCGCTGGCGACCTTTCATCTATCTTTTCTGCTGTTGGCCGCGTTGCCGCTGCTCGCCTTGCCCGTCTTTACCCGCCTGCAGCCGCACGACGGCGCCATCGTCAGCGGGCATCTGGCCGCGCCGCGCTCCGATCATTCCTGA
- a CDS encoding serine/threonine protein kinase, whose protein sequence is MNAPTPLTYADLSPDSVLDAIDSLGLRCDGTLLQLNSYENRVFQVGLEDGSQRIAKFYRPGRWSDAAILEEHAFTLELAEREVPVVPPLLLGGRTLHAVAGHRLALFARQGGRTPEIEQDETLEWLGRSLGRLHAVGAARVYQARPTLDVQTFGVASRDLLLDGGWLPEDLRAAWLAVVDQALDAVRQAYARAGDVALIRLHGDCHPGNLLWTDEGPHFVDFDDSRSGPAIQDLWMLLSGDEADMRRQFAALLRGYEMFREFDDREKHLVEALRTLRLLHHSAWIASRWSDPAFPAAFPWFGSVRCWQDRILELREQVALLQEPPRI, encoded by the coding sequence GTGAACGCCCCGACCCCTCTCACCTATGCCGATCTCAGCCCCGATAGCGTGCTCGACGCCATCGACAGCCTGGGCCTGCGCTGCGACGGCACGCTGCTGCAGCTCAACAGTTACGAGAACCGGGTATTTCAGGTGGGTCTGGAAGACGGCAGCCAGCGCATCGCCAAGTTCTACCGGCCCGGCCGCTGGAGCGACGCGGCCATTCTGGAAGAGCACGCCTTCACCCTGGAACTGGCCGAGCGCGAGGTGCCGGTTGTGCCACCCCTGCTCTTGGGCGGCCGCACCCTGCATGCCGTCGCCGGACATCGGCTGGCCCTGTTCGCGCGCCAGGGCGGGCGCACTCCAGAGATCGAACAGGACGAGACGCTGGAATGGTTGGGCCGCTCTCTCGGCAGGCTCCATGCCGTTGGCGCCGCGCGTGTCTACCAAGCCCGCCCCACGCTGGATGTGCAGACCTTCGGCGTGGCGTCGCGAGACTTGTTGCTCGACGGCGGCTGGCTGCCTGAAGACCTGCGCGCCGCTTGGCTCGCCGTCGTCGATCAGGCGCTTGACGCCGTGCGCCAGGCCTATGCGCGGGCCGGGGACGTGGCGCTGATCCGGCTGCATGGCGATTGCCATCCGGGCAATCTGCTCTGGACCGACGAGGGCCCGCATTTCGTCGACTTTGATGACAGCCGCAGCGGCCCCGCGATTCAGGATTTGTGGATGCTGCTCTCGGGCGACGAGGCCGATATGCGACGTCAGTTCGCGGCGCTGCTGCGCGGCTACGAGATGTTCCGCGAGTTCGACGATCGCGAGAAACACCTTGTCGAAGCCCTGCGCACCCTGCGCCTGCTGCATCACAGCGCCTGGATCGCCAGCCGCTGGAGCGATCCCGCATTTCCCGCGGCCTTTCCCTGGTTCGGCAGCGTGCGTTGCTGGCAGGATCGCATCCTGGAGTTGCGCGAGCAAGTCGCGCTGCTGCAGGAACCGCCGCGGATTTAG
- a CDS encoding YaeQ family protein, translating to MALKATIYKADLQVADMDRHYYADHALTLACHPSETEERMMVRVLLYALYAQEGIALTKGLFDVDEPDIWVKDLTGAIKLWIDIGQPDESRVRKACGRADQVVVVCHASSCPVWWKQNAGKLARLKNLTVLRLPPEVSQALGGLTERTMQLQCLVQDGAVSLSSAAATIAVELETLQTVA from the coding sequence ATGGCGCTGAAAGCAACGATTTACAAAGCCGACCTGCAGGTGGCCGACATGGACCGGCATTACTACGCCGACCATGCCCTGACCCTGGCCTGCCACCCCTCCGAGACCGAGGAGCGCATGATGGTGCGGGTGCTGCTCTACGCGCTGTATGCGCAGGAGGGCATCGCCCTGACCAAGGGTCTGTTCGACGTGGACGAGCCCGACATCTGGGTGAAAGACCTCACCGGCGCGATCAAGCTGTGGATCGACATCGGCCAGCCCGATGAGAGCCGCGTGCGCAAAGCCTGCGGGCGCGCGGATCAGGTTGTCGTGGTCTGCCATGCCAGCAGTTGTCCGGTGTGGTGGAAGCAGAACGCGGGCAAGCTCGCGCGGCTGAAAAACCTCACCGTGCTGCGTCTGCCGCCTGAGGTCAGCCAGGCTCTGGGTGGCCTCACCGAGCGCACGATGCAGTTGCAATGTCTGGTGCAGGATGGCGCGGTGTCGCTCAGCAGCGCAGCGGCAACGATCGCTGTCGAACTTGAAACGCTGCAGACTGTCGCGTGA
- a CDS encoding putative bifunctional diguanylate cyclase/phosphodiesterase: MDQSHPSNKSRRPQRALLALNLAGYVAGALTILGYGLIGLLPTFVAWAYFLTGALVNIGLYFWIQGLSDEAVRTKTYPTYVFLLLNVGVQLGFAIWQPQIAFIAMLILIGIVPIEVLRFRRRQIVFMYGLIAAMTLIALLLSAGRWSIPTNGWTQQTLLWIAFTEALAFSIATQLFKERFSRKLMQHNEQIRDEYKTYRTIAHRDDLTGLANRRAFMQKLSATLVKHPHQALAVGMIDLDRFKIVNDRLGHSVGDQLLVAVGQRLRSVLRQTDVLARLGGDEFVVMFTGYTSLDQLRAVADRLVKSMEQEFTVQSHALQIGLSLGIVIQQQAKPVDALTLMRRADLAMYASKEGGRQQYRFFDQHMEDALQEHDRKLNWVLDALHHNRLELHYQPILSFDGGTAAGVVGVHSAEALLRLRDADGVHTAGAFESVLDDEQIGVPVGRFVLSAALDQAQRWHLQGREIQVNVNISPRHFLDPQFLSDLRTALERHPQCPPERLVLEVTEHGSELDSRMASFVVSRCRHLGVRVALDDFGTGSASLTHLQQLEVSSVKIDRSFTRDLFTSGAGLSITYGLLRTAALMGLAVVAEGVSTPQHALALASMSCRRFQGYAIARPMTAEAMDAWLTTWRSQLPWAALLPKQAQISPDAIHALVQHNNTALHAERGTISSEERKQLIEPDAQNACALGVWCHENGARYSNRPGFLRLMREHHVFHNRLREELAEAPLSPESARIKSLGEQSRIIRHQFWNLILLGVDKPVESDQEEVNSTEFNSVFESAPAESIEAPSTPPALKLVL; the protein is encoded by the coding sequence ATGGATCAATCCCACCCTTCCAACAAATCGCGGCGTCCGCAGCGGGCCCTGCTGGCGCTGAATCTAGCCGGATACGTTGCGGGCGCCCTCACGATTCTGGGCTACGGGCTGATCGGGCTGCTGCCCACTTTTGTGGCCTGGGCCTACTTTCTGACCGGGGCGCTGGTCAACATCGGGCTGTATTTCTGGATACAGGGCCTGAGCGACGAAGCGGTTCGCACCAAAACCTACCCCACCTACGTCTTTCTGCTGCTCAACGTGGGCGTGCAGCTGGGCTTTGCAATCTGGCAACCGCAGATTGCTTTCATCGCCATGCTGATCCTGATTGGCATCGTGCCCATCGAAGTGCTGCGCTTTCGCCGTCGCCAGATCGTGTTCATGTACGGCCTGATCGCGGCGATGACCCTGATCGCTCTCTTGTTGAGCGCGGGCCGCTGGAGCATTCCCACCAACGGCTGGACGCAGCAGACGCTGCTGTGGATTGCGTTCACCGAAGCGCTGGCTTTCAGCATCGCCACGCAGTTATTCAAAGAGCGCTTCAGCCGCAAGCTGATGCAGCACAACGAGCAGATCCGCGACGAGTACAAGACCTATCGCACCATCGCCCATCGCGATGATCTCACCGGCTTGGCCAACCGCCGGGCGTTCATGCAGAAACTGAGCGCCACGCTGGTCAAGCATCCGCATCAGGCTCTGGCCGTGGGCATGATCGATCTCGACCGCTTCAAGATCGTCAACGACCGTCTGGGCCATTCGGTGGGAGATCAACTGCTGGTGGCCGTGGGCCAGCGTCTGCGTAGCGTGCTGCGCCAAACCGATGTGCTGGCGCGGCTGGGCGGAGACGAGTTCGTGGTGATGTTCACCGGGTACACCTCGCTCGACCAGCTGCGCGCAGTGGCCGACCGATTGGTCAAAAGCATGGAGCAGGAGTTCACGGTGCAGAGCCACGCCCTGCAGATCGGGCTGTCGCTGGGCATCGTCATTCAGCAGCAAGCGAAGCCGGTGGATGCGCTCACCTTGATGCGCCGCGCCGATCTGGCGATGTACGCCTCCAAGGAAGGCGGCCGTCAGCAGTACCGCTTTTTCGACCAGCATATGGAAGACGCCCTGCAGGAGCATGATCGCAAGCTCAACTGGGTGCTCGACGCGCTGCATCACAACCGGCTGGAACTGCACTACCAGCCCATTCTGTCGTTCGATGGCGGCACGGCTGCGGGCGTGGTTGGCGTCCACAGCGCCGAAGCGCTGCTGCGCCTGCGCGACGCCGACGGCGTGCACACGGCGGGCGCCTTCGAGTCGGTGCTGGATGACGAGCAAATCGGTGTGCCGGTCGGGCGTTTCGTACTGTCTGCCGCGCTCGATCAGGCGCAGCGCTGGCATCTGCAGGGCCGGGAGATTCAGGTCAACGTCAACATCAGTCCGCGCCATTTTCTCGATCCGCAGTTTCTCTCCGACCTGCGTACCGCGCTGGAACGCCATCCGCAATGTCCGCCGGAACGGCTCGTGCTCGAAGTCACCGAGCATGGCTCCGAGCTCGACAGCCGCATGGCCAGCTTTGTCGTCAGCCGCTGTCGCCACCTGGGCGTGCGGGTCGCGCTCGACGACTTTGGCACCGGCAGCGCCAGCCTCACCCATCTGCAACAACTCGAGGTCTCGTCGGTCAAGATCGACCGCAGCTTCACCCGCGACCTGTTCACCAGCGGCGCCGGGCTGAGTATCACTTACGGGCTGCTGCGCACTGCCGCGCTGATGGGCCTGGCCGTGGTGGCCGAGGGCGTGAGCACGCCGCAACACGCGCTGGCGCTGGCCTCCATGTCGTGCCGTCGTTTTCAGGGTTATGCCATCGCCCGGCCGATGACCGCCGAAGCCATGGATGCCTGGCTCACCACCTGGCGCTCGCAACTGCCTTGGGCGGCCTTGCTGCCCAAGCAGGCGCAGATCTCGCCCGATGCGATCCACGCCCTGGTGCAGCACAACAATACGGCGCTGCACGCCGAGCGCGGCACCATCAGCTCAGAAGAACGCAAGCAGCTCATCGAGCCAGATGCCCAGAACGCCTGCGCCCTGGGTGTCTGGTGCCACGAAAATGGCGCGCGTTACAGCAACCGGCCCGGATTTCTGCGACTGATGCGCGAACATCATGTGTTTCACAACCGGCTGCGCGAAGAACTGGCCGAGGCCCCGCTGAGCCCGGAGTCGGCCAGGATCAAGAGCCTGGGCGAGCAAAGCCGCATCATTCGGCACCAGTTCTGGAATCTGATTCTGCTGGGCGTCGACAAGCCCGTCGAATCTGACCAAGAGGAAGTCAACTCAACCGAATTCAACAGCGTGTTCGAGTCGGCTCCGGCCGAGTCCATCGAAGCGCCCTCCACCCCGCCAGCACTCAAACTCGTTCTGTGA
- a CDS encoding LysR family transcriptional regulator codes for MPSPDFNDLQAFIAVARERSFTRAAAQMGVSQSALSHRMRALENQLGLRLLTRTTRSVAPTEAGERLLQTLAPRFEEIGSELAALRELRDKPSGLIRITAAGHAADTILWPRLQAVLPQYPELQVEINLDYGFTDIVSQRFDAGVRLGESLEQDMIAVRIGPDLRMAVVATPAYFARHPPPQTPQDLATHNCINLRLPRGGLLAWEFERDGHALNVHVQGQWVFNTSSPLLRAALVGAGLAYVPEDAALEHIATGHLQRVLLDWCPRFVGYHLYYASRRQSSRALAVVVDALRYPASTMSSS; via the coding sequence ATGCCTTCTCCCGACTTCAACGATCTGCAAGCTTTCATCGCCGTGGCGCGCGAGCGCAGCTTCACTCGCGCTGCGGCGCAGATGGGCGTGTCGCAATCGGCGCTGAGTCACCGCATGCGCGCGCTGGAAAATCAGCTTGGCCTGCGCCTGCTCACCCGCACCACGCGCAGCGTGGCGCCTACCGAGGCCGGCGAGCGTCTGTTGCAGACGCTTGCGCCACGGTTCGAGGAAATCGGGAGCGAACTCGCCGCCTTGCGTGAGCTGCGCGACAAACCGTCGGGCCTCATTCGCATCACGGCGGCCGGGCATGCCGCCGACACCATTCTGTGGCCCAGGCTGCAGGCGGTGTTGCCCCAATATCCTGAGCTGCAGGTCGAGATCAATCTCGACTACGGCTTCACCGACATCGTGTCGCAGCGCTTCGATGCCGGGGTGCGCCTGGGCGAAAGTCTGGAGCAGGACATGATCGCCGTGCGCATCGGCCCCGACCTGCGCATGGCCGTCGTTGCCACGCCCGCCTACTTCGCCAGACACCCGCCGCCGCAAACCCCGCAAGACCTCGCCACGCACAACTGCATCAACCTGCGTCTTCCTCGCGGCGGCCTCCTCGCTTGGGAATTCGAGCGCGACGGGCATGCGCTCAACGTTCATGTGCAGGGCCAATGGGTGTTCAATACCAGCTCCCCCTTGTTGCGCGCCGCGTTGGTGGGCGCCGGTCTGGCCTACGTGCCCGAGGACGCCGCGCTGGAGCACATCGCCACCGGTCATTTGCAGCGCGTGCTGCTCGACTGGTGTCCCCGCTTCGTCGGTTATCACCTCTACTACGCCAGTCGCCGCCAGTCGTCACGCGCGCTGGCTGTGGTGGTCGATGCGCTGCGGTACCCGGCAAGCACAATGTCATCCTCATGA
- a CDS encoding putative bifunctional diguanylate cyclase/phosphodiesterase — MTQRAPDQNPDNRPTPSTALLNRTLAGYVLYAGLLLAYAAAGLLPWLAAVAYGLLGVTVNLLLLNWMLYFPRGRNSAEDFPVTLFLLLNAGLQFLFFALLPAVGALFLLPLFALIPIAALHVRRLQIAASLLLLAALSAVAIGLSPGRIQLPTADGQQRALAWAAVLTVLAFGATLMMTVEGFSRALIKDNLRLTKAFKALRRFALRDELTGLANRRIFLDHLNELMQRHPAQTLTIGLMDLDRFKSVNDRLGHIIGDQLLVAVGQRLRGVLREGDLLARFGGDEFVVLLPGYSTEQQLSYIAKRLVNCIEAPFIIQGNSLQIGLSLGLVVQQPDAPVDAETLVRRADMAMYAAKKNGRQQYRIFDQQMEDAMQERHRKLQWVQSALRDNRLELQYQPILSLQAASAAKGAEPQVQIDGAEALLRLRDAAGLHRAATFEAVLDDDTLAVAVGRFVLAAAMRQADAWFGAGRALQISVNISPRHFLDPQFLSDLRSVLTQHPQCPPGLLALELTEHGSELDGAMARFMVAQCRQLGVQVILDDFGTGSASLIHLQQLEITSVKIDRSFTHDLFTSGAGLSISYGLLRIAELMGLEVIGEGVSSAQHALALSSMGCRRFQGYAISPPLSLSDFEVWLANWPQLIPWTASLRHQPAISADAIQALVWHNAVALRAQQDTLSESERQQFLKPNAALQSELGLWCQTHQAMYEDRPAFLRLIRELHIFHTRLREQLATRAPIEPAQAAQLKAHSRVVRHQFWNLVLVNIPPLAAESTSRQAGRDADRNADSRSGGFDSSMHPTLPL, encoded by the coding sequence ATGACGCAGCGCGCCCCTGATCAAAACCCAGACAACCGCCCCACACCGTCCACCGCCCTGCTGAACCGCACTCTCGCAGGTTATGTGCTCTACGCGGGGCTGCTGCTCGCCTATGCCGCAGCGGGGCTGCTGCCCTGGCTGGCTGCCGTCGCCTACGGCCTGCTCGGGGTGACGGTCAATCTGCTTCTGCTCAACTGGATGCTCTACTTCCCCCGGGGACGAAACAGCGCAGAGGATTTTCCGGTCACGCTGTTCCTGCTGCTCAACGCCGGGCTGCAGTTCCTGTTCTTCGCCTTGTTGCCGGCAGTGGGGGCGCTGTTCCTGCTGCCGCTGTTTGCGCTGATTCCAATCGCCGCGCTGCATGTGCGTCGGCTTCAGATTGCCGCCAGCCTGCTGCTGCTTGCGGCGCTCAGCGCGGTGGCGATAGGGCTCAGCCCTGGCCGAATTCAGTTGCCCACGGCGGACGGGCAGCAGCGCGCACTGGCATGGGCTGCCGTGCTGACCGTGCTCGCCTTCGGCGCCACGCTCATGATGACCGTCGAAGGCTTCAGCCGCGCGCTCATCAAGGACAACCTGCGGCTGACCAAGGCGTTCAAGGCGCTGCGCCGTTTCGCCCTGCGCGACGAGCTGACCGGGCTGGCCAATCGCCGCATCTTTCTCGATCACCTCAACGAGCTGATGCAGCGCCACCCGGCCCAGACGCTGACCATCGGGCTGATGGATCTCGACCGCTTCAAATCCGTCAATGACCGGCTGGGCCACATCATTGGCGATCAGTTGCTGGTCGCCGTGGGGCAACGGCTGCGCGGTGTGCTGCGCGAGGGCGATCTGCTGGCCCGTTTCGGCGGCGATGAGTTCGTGGTGCTGCTGCCCGGCTACAGCACCGAGCAGCAGCTCAGCTACATCGCCAAACGGCTGGTGAACTGCATCGAAGCGCCGTTCATCATTCAGGGCAACAGCCTGCAGATCGGGCTGTCGCTCGGTCTGGTGGTACAGCAGCCCGATGCGCCCGTCGACGCCGAAACCCTGGTGCGGCGGGCCGACATGGCCATGTACGCGGCGAAGAAAAACGGCCGACAGCAATACCGCATCTTCGACCAGCAGATGGAAGACGCCATGCAGGAGCGCCACCGCAAGCTGCAATGGGTGCAGTCTGCATTGCGCGACAACCGGCTGGAGCTGCAGTATCAGCCCATTCTGTCGCTGCAGGCGGCATCGGCCGCCAAAGGGGCGGAACCGCAGGTGCAGATCGACGGCGCCGAAGCCCTGCTGCGGCTGCGCGACGCAGCGGGACTGCACCGCGCAGCGACTTTCGAGGCCGTGCTCGACGACGACACCCTGGCCGTGGCGGTAGGCCGTTTCGTGCTGGCCGCGGCCATGCGCCAGGCCGACGCCTGGTTCGGTGCGGGGCGCGCGCTGCAGATCAGCGTCAACATCAGCCCGCGGCATTTTCTCGATCCGCAATTTCTCTCCGACCTGCGCAGCGTGCTGACCCAGCACCCGCAGTGCCCGCCCGGGTTGCTGGCGCTGGAGCTGACCGAGCACGGCTCCGAGCTCGACGGCGCGATGGCGCGCTTCATGGTCGCGCAATGCCGCCAGCTGGGCGTGCAGGTCATCCTCGACGACTTCGGCACCGGCAGCGCCAGCCTGATCCACCTGCAGCAGCTCGAAATCACCTCAGTCAAGATCGACCGCAGCTTCACCCATGACCTGTTCACCAGCGGCGCGGGGCTGAGCATTTCCTACGGCCTGCTGCGTATCGCCGAGCTGATGGGGCTGGAAGTGATCGGCGAAGGTGTGAGCTCGGCGCAGCATGCGCTGGCGCTGTCGTCCATGGGCTGTCGGCGCTTTCAGGGCTACGCCATTTCGCCGCCGCTGTCGCTGTCCGACTTCGAAGTCTGGCTGGCCAACTGGCCCCAACTCATCCCCTGGACGGCCTCGCTGCGCCACCAGCCGGCCATCTCGGCCGATGCCATTCAGGCCCTGGTGTGGCACAACGCCGTGGCGCTGCGCGCGCAGCAAGACACCTTGAGCGAAAGCGAGCGTCAGCAGTTTCTCAAGCCGAACGCCGCGCTGCAAAGCGAGCTGGGTCTTTGGTGCCAGACCCATCAGGCGATGTATGAAGATCGGCCCGCTTTCCTGCGCCTGATTCGCGAGCTGCACATCTTTCACACCCGGCTACGAGAGCAGCTGGCGACCAGGGCGCCGATCGAGCCAGCGCAGGCCGCGCAGCTCAAAGCGCATAGCCGCGTGGTGCGGCACCAGTTCTGGAATCTGGTGCTGGTGAACATTCCGCCCTTGGCGGCGGAATCGACGTCGCGCCAAGCGGGCCGAGATGCCGACCGAAACGCCGACTCGCGCTCCGGCGGTTTCGACAGCTCGATGCACCCCACCTTGCCGCTATAA